The Dermacentor andersoni chromosome 1, qqDerAnde1_hic_scaffold, whole genome shotgun sequence genomic interval cttgttcacatgggatctaatGGCCGGAAAATGTATACGATCGCAATGTGTAGCAGGGAGCAGCGGCGCATTTccgttatcacctattaaaagcgtACGCTATGCTTGCTTCCAACAGCACCACACACTATGAAACCTATAGGCAAAGGTGTTTATCGCAATAGGAGTGGctgtgatagctgtgaatgctgcgtGCAATGACCCCAGAGAAGATTTGCTAATAcagaaatgagaaactgagtgcgtgccggcgttttcacgtgagacgggcgggcaagtattgcagtgaagctgccagGCGGGCatctatatactgttctcgatcgcgcgtGCATCGCACATTTTCTAGTTTACGTGGGCTCTAGcggccagaaaatgtatcatacgatcgcagtttggcaacaTATTCAATGTTGGTGTCGAAAAATTTTGCTTTTCGGGAACATATGAACCGGCAAGAAATAAGCATAACTttgttgggtcattttttgtgttcttgattgcGAACGCTGGCGCCGGGAAAACATGTAACGGGAACATATCAACGAAGTTCTACTGTATTTGTGTATATGTCAAGAAAAATGAAACAACCTGCTTAGAAATGTTTCACTATGAACAAAAACAGCAGCACTTTTGAATACCTTATGTTTTAAGAGAATGTACTTTTTATGTTCGCCACATAATCGTACCTCAAAATTTTTACTTGGGTTATTGTTAGTAGCTTCGAACACTGtacattgctttattttattcAGTGCTGCTGACTATTTTTCTGTGGGCCCATTGTGAGCTGAAATACTCACCTGTGTTCCGAAAGCAGTTTATGGACCTTGCCATATCATAGTAACTTGCAAATGCAAGTTGCTATAAAAAGTTCGGAGGTCTGTACTTTCGTGCAGCACTGAGAACGTCATCTTATATGCAGTGCTATTGGCATATGTAACAGTAACAAGCACAAAACTAGCATTTAAAGAAGGAAAACAATGGCTGAGGAAGACAACTCACAAGATTTTTCCCTCTGCAGTTCCTCCCTTGAGAATGGAGCTGACATAGAAGTATGCAACAGAAGGCTCAGCCTGCATGTCTTCTTTGCCTCCACTGATGTCAAAGCCAAAGTCGCCTTCATACCtctgagaagaaaagaaaagaaaaggaaaggaaaaaaagaacaggaaggaAACAAGGAAGTCAGAATAattgtcatcattatcatcaccaccGGCCTGCTTTATATCCACTCTTAaagttgtgcctagcaatcttcgttccatcgctctttgcgcagtccttaacctgttctcaagcttctttgtcagtctccaagtctctgccccatatgtccaCACCGGTAAAATGCCCTGATTGTAcacgttccttttcaatgataatggtaagcttccagtcaggagctgacaatgtctgccgtatgtgatccaacccatttttattcagtGAATTTCGTTcacatgatcagggttccctgtgattaattgacctaggtaaacctactccttcacagactctagaggctgactgacgatcttgaactcttgtacacttgcccggctattcatcattatctttgtcttctgcatattaatcttcaaccccactcttacactctctctgttaaggtcctcaatcatttgtcgtaactcgtctgcattgttgctgaatagaatacAGTCAcagactgatttttcggactccaaaaattcggacatgctcgattattcggtctgctttgcggcaccgccattctccccatagaccataatgtataacaactgctgaaagttcggacaccttgtaACCTCTCGTCAGATtattcggacactccttgagccaactcgatcgagagcaccatgcaccgactctgaccggtgcatggttcgacttgctgaacgccatttttgttttgaatggagcctccttgctgccccacaaagtggcgcgactgcaaatccccgctcatcatcgtttctgcctggtttgtagctacagcagttccagtcgcagcttagtaagccatgtcaagacaacgcagcagctgatttgtttctttcttcgtgcatgatgctgcgagtaggccacctttttcatttgtgcgactggtgtcggtgTGACGgcatggtgatgtttgctttgtgtgttgtgtcgaggttgcagTGATGCAACGCGGCATACAGAAATATCGTGTCAtttgtctaatggcgccgacagtgcccgcgcagactgcgcttgggaatgccggcaagcgggtgccgggaggcctaggatttgtcgccttccgatgtgctccctactgatgcagaaaatgttctgccaagacctgcacagtggttgcattgcaattccggacaccatctcatttgacagtttcacaggtgctgatactactgtactgacatgcgcagaactcgacaacggcgagatcatttgtcaggtttctgctgcgccgccagacgatgactccgagtcggaagatgacgcaccatgtgctacgctgccgtcacATGCGGAGCGCgaacaagcagtgactgtgcttttagccgcctatagtgaccgtacgaccctctccgagattcaggcttatctgattgcgcctaaagggaacagcgtgcaatggcgcattcacgatttcttcaagcctactgccgagcccgaataagtgcgtggaaataaaggatttttttttcataatctgctttttcggacacctgtttattcaaaCATTTttgcagtccccgtgaggtccaaataaacggtcggcaactgtaatgtcatcggcaaaccgaaggttgctgagatattcaccatctatctttactcctaagccttcccagtttaacagcttgaatacttcttctaagcacgcagtgaatagcattggagagattgtgtcttcttgtctgaccactttctttataggtatcttcctgcttttcttgtgtagaattaaggtagctgtagaacctctgtagatattttccaaggtatttacgtaagtgttctgtaccccttgattacataatgcctctatgactgctggtatctctactgaatcaaatgccttttcgtaatctatgaaagccatatagagaggcttattgtactctgcggatttctcgataacctgattaatgacatggatgtgatccattgcagagcatcccttcctgaagccagcctgttcccttggttgacttaagtccagtgttgcccttattctattggagattattttggtgaatactttatataatactgggagtaagctaatgggcctataatttttcaattctttaacgtctccctttttgtggattagtataatgcttgcatccttccagctttctgggacccttgtagtcgatagacacttcgtataaagagctgccagttttccaagcattatgcctcctccatctttgattaaatcgactgttattccatcttctcctgctgctcttcttcgtttcatgtcttgcaaggcccttctggcctcatcactagttataggaggaatttctgtatcctcttcattactatttctaatggaggtatcccgactcctcggggtattgtacaggtcagtatagaattcttccgctccttttactatatcttcgagattgctgatgatattaccctgcttatctttcagtgcatacatcttggtttgtcctgtgccaagtttctttctcactgatttcaggctgcgttcatattttacggcttcttcagtctttcctACGTTATAGTTTCAAACATtacttattttcaccttgttgatcagttttgacagttccacaaattctatcttatctcttgagttggacacttccattctttatcgtttctttattaggtcctttgttacttgggaaagctagtctactgattgccttggtgccttgcctcccacttccaattgctgcctctgaagccagcctagttactgtttcattcattatctaTACATCATCTTCATCTCtatgttctaaagctgcatattttgtttacaagtaccagcctgaatttgtctgcttttacccttactgcctctacgttggcctgtttcttcttgaccaattttactctttctctcttcaaattgagaggaatcctagccctcactagccAATGATCACTGCAccttaccctacctatcacttctacatcctgcactatgctgggatcagcagaaagtatgaagtcaatttcatttcttgtttcaccattagggcttttccaggtccactttctgttgctatgcttcctgaaaaaggtgttcattattcgaagattattcctttctgcgaattctaccagcatctctcctctagcgtttctagaatcgacgctgtagtttccaattgcttgttcaccagcctgctttttccccactttcgcattgaagtcgcccattactacagtatactgagtttgcacttttctcatcgctgattcaacatcttcataaaactgatctacttccttaTCACactgactggatgttggagtgtaggcttgtactacctttaatctatacctcttattaagtttgattacgactacagctaccctctcattaatgctgtagaattcttgaatgttgcccgctatatccttatgaattaggaatcctaccccgtattgctctttatctggcagacctctatagcagaacatggccgttattcagcaatgtataagcctcccCAGTCGTTGTactctcactaaggccgatgatatcccaaacaatgtctgatagttcctcaaagcgtcctgctaagctagcctcactcgagagggttcaggTGTTAAACGTTggaagggtcagtttccattggcagcctttccggacccagatattcttagcaccctctgctgcgttacaggtctgaccgccaccttagtcatgtgctctgcagctgctggggactgagggccatgggttttTTGAAGGAATCATTTGAGAGGTAGTgcccgaatactgcaccagggagaccAATTCCTGTTCTGATGAGGGAGTGTCATTGTTGAAACTTAGTGGGCCTTCCcagtttggttgtacctggattagtatagccccactcgctctcagcatcttttgccagtgtcaggtgtcactccaagcctgcagatgtagtgcactggaggaggtgaatttcaagctcaccatcgtcaattaaaaacaaaaaaacttataGAAGGATTTGAACTGTTCTGGCTCAAATAAGAATATGAAATAGAGCAAACCTATTACTGGTAATATCTGCAATAAGCATCATACGAATTACTTTTGAGATACAAGCACTGACCCTGAACCTTATTGACTCTTTTAGTATGTTGTAGTTATCAGGGCAAGTTCTATGATAATGAACCCCTTTTATATTGAATGCTATCTGTGTCATGAAAGCAGTCAGCTTACAGCAAAACAAGTTGGTTTTAATGACAATGTCTAGCTTCTGGTTGCCTTCTATGGTACATGCTATACCATTCCACTCCTTCAACAGAAGAACTTAGAGAACCATACATTAATCCTAAAACTCCCATTCTGTGGCTTAACATTATCTTAAAACATGCTACCTGCTTCGAACTTGTCATTTGAATGTCATCTGAAGCAAAGCATAAAATTTTCTTACCATTTACATTTTTCGTTTATGCTTACTATTCACATATGCTGCCATATGAAATGACACCTCTTGCACAGACACTTACACTCATTCATTTGAGGTCAGCTTTGAATTTAAATGTTACTGTTTCAttgtgggctaggctgcagcggcaccggcaccatgtttaatcgctgcttgctcttcatgcagttcttcggcttccttgctgtacccccCCTTTGCGGTGtcacatggcttggaactgcttcgtctgacttGGCTCCCTCGGCGGTCGAGCACGTGGACGTCATCGAGTGCTTGCCCAAGAACTGCGCTATCGCTACCATATGCGATTACCTCGGCGTGTCCCacttcaagctacagcatgccagtcaccccgatgccctgtcctttgatcagccaatcatcgacaactctcggtctgtgacgtcagcagccgacggtataaatgtccagcgcgtggatcgtctcttcagtgggctaggctgcagcggcaccggcaccatgtttaatcgctgcttgctcttcatgcagttcttcggcttccttgctgtacccccCCTTTGCGGTGtcacatggcttggaactgcttcgtctgacttGGCTCCCTCGGCGGTCGAGCACGTGGACGTCATCGAGTGCTTGCCCAAGAACTGCGCTATCGCTACCATATGCGATTACCTCGGCGTGTCCCacttcaagctacagcatgccagtcaccccgatgccctgtcctttgatcagccaatcatcgacaactctcggtctgtgacgtcagcagccgacggtataaatgtccagcgcgtggatcgtctcttcagtgggctaggctgcagcggcaccggcaccatgtttaatcgctgcttgctcttcatgcagttcttcggcttccttgctgtacccccCCTTTGCGGTGtcacatggcttggaactgcttcgtctgacttGGCTCCCTCGGCGGTCGAGCACGTGGACGTCATCGAGTGCTTGCCCAAGAACTGCGCTATCGCTACCATATGCGATTACCTCGGCGTGTCCCacttcaagctacagcatgccagtcaccccgatgccctgtcctttgatcagccaatcatcgacaactctcggtctgtgacgtcagcagccgacggtataaatgtccagcgcgtggatcgtctcttcagtgggctaggctgcagcggcaccggcaccatgtttaatcgctgcttgctcttcatgcagttcttcggcttccttgctgtacccccCCTTTGCGGTGtcacatggcttggaactgcttcgtctgacttGGCTCCCTCGGCGGTAGAGCACGTGGACGTCATCGAGTGCTTGCCCAAGAACTGCGCTATCGCTACCATATGCGATTACCTCGGCGTGTCCCacttcaagctacagcatgccagtcaccccgatgccctgtcctttgatcagccaatcatcgacaactctcggtctgtgacgtcagcagccgacggtataaatgtccagcgcgtggatcgtctcttcagtgggctaggctgcagcggcaccggcaccatgtttaatcgctgcttgctcttcatgcagttcttcggcttccttgctgtacccccCCTTTGCGGTGtcacatggcttggaactgcttcgtctgacttGGCTCCCTCGGCGGTCGAGCACGTGGACGTCATCGAGTGCTTGCCCAAGAACTGCGCTATCGCTACCATATGCGATTACCTCGGCGTGTCCCacttcaagctacagcatgccagtcaccccgatgccctgtcctttgatcagccaatcatcgacaactctcggtctgtgacgtcagcagccgacggtataaatgtccagcgcgtggatcgtctcttcagtgggctaggctgcagcggcaccggcaccatgtttaatcgctgcttgctcttcatgcagttcttcggcttccttgctgtacccccCCTTTGCGGTGtcacatggcttggaactgcttcgtctgacttGGCTCCCTCGGCGGTCGAGCACGTGGACGTCATCGAGTGCTTGCCCAAGAACTGCGCTATCGCTACCATATGCGATTACCTCGGCGTGTCCCacttcaagctacagcatgccagtcaccccgatgccctgtcctttgatcagccaatcatcgacaactctcggtctgtgacgtcagcagccgacggtataaatgtccagcgcgtggatcgtctcttcagtgggctaggctgcagcggcaccggcaccatgtttaatcgctgcttgctcttcatgcagttcttcggcttccttgctgtacccccCCTTTGCGGTGtcacatggcttggaactgcttcgtctgacttGGCTCCCTCGGCGGTCGAGCACGTGGACGTCATCGAGTGCTTGCCCAAGAACTGCGCTATCGCTACCATATGCGATTACCTCGGCGTGTCCCacttcaagctacagcatgccagtcaccccgatgccctgtcctttgatcagccaatcatcgacaactctcggtctgtgacgtcagcagccgacggtataaatgtccagcgcgtggatcgtctcttcagtgggctaggctgcagcggcaccggcaccatgtttaatcgctgcttgctcttcatgcaggtatgttactattctgatgccgagtgtatccgatctgatgatcgctttctgctgctgctcccttgcccACAACGTCTTGTATCTTGCTGTTCGCATGCATTGTATTGCGCAAGTTGTCTCCTATTAAGCGGAGATGTGGAAATCAACCCTGGCCCGGGCCCTCGGTCTAAGTCGAGGCGTGCATCCGGTTCTGCTCCCGATGAGAATGACGATGCTCGCCCTTCCTTTGATAGCCATGATAAAAACGACCCTTCGGTATCCGATATGTTCTCTAAATTATTGGAGGGGCAGACCCAGTTGGCACGAGATGTTGCGGAAATTAAGTCATTTCAACAGTCAGTTGCGCGTCGCTTTGATGTTTTAGAGTCACGTGTTCATGCACTAGAATCCACTCCTATGTCCAAAGACTCTAGTTTACTGCGTGATTTACGCGCTGAAATAAATGCCTTGACTACTAAGGTAACGGACTTGGTCTTAAAAAATGATAGCCTTGAAAACCATTCTCGTAGAAACAATCTGATAATACACGGTATTTCTGAAGTAATGGATGAAAACGCTACCACCCTGATGAGTGCAGTTTCATCTGTGTTTACTCAGCACCTGAATACTAGCTGCCCTCGTATTGAGCGCTGCCACAGGCTCGGTAGAGCACGCACTGGTTACATTCGTCCCGTCATTCTTAAACTTTCTAACTTCAGCGACAGAACCGAGGTTCTTAGGAACGCTTCAaaactcaagggctcaaatttcgTGATTAAAGAAGACTTCTCTTCTAGGGTTCGGTTAATTCGGAAAAAAATCTGGGATGCATCAGCCTCTTTTCGGGACAGCGGTTCTGTTGTGAAGTTGAGATACGATCATGCTTTCATTAACAAGGTTCGTTATAACTGGGATGACAGTTCAAACTCATTAGTAATGGCACCCGCTCAACGTGTTTCTTCTGAGTCTGGCCATTTGACTTCCCTTCCATCCACTTCCTGAATTCGTCCTGGTCATTTTGAGAACCTTGTTGTCTTGAATATAAACGCTCGtagtattgttaaaaaatttcctgatttattgtcccttatatctattcattccccccatgttatcggcatcactgagacttggctgcacaatgGTATTTATGAATCTGAGTTCACTCCACCCGGTTTTGTTGCCGTGCGCTTAGACAGAGTTAGCGGTACTGGTGGTGGAGTGGCACTGCTTATCCGGTCGGATATACGATTCTCAGTCTTGCCTTCTCCTCCAGAAACAGAATccgtgtggtgtaaaatttacctTCACAATCGGCGTATTGTGATTAGTGTTATGTATCGTCCCCCCGGCTCTACTCTTGATGTTCTTCATGCTGTTTCAAACTTCATGAGTGAGATCAACATTGCTTCGTCGAATTTTAtctgtatgggtgacttcaacgcccctggcatccactggccGTCATTGTCTGCAGTCGGTCGCGACACAGCTATTTGTAAAGAACTAATCAacatttccttgtcctttggtCTCACCCAGGTTGTTTCTAGCGCAACCAGATTAAATTCCGTCCTTGACTTAGTTTTTTTAAGCGCtaacctagccgaacgtgacttttCTTGCGACGTAATCGATGGTATTTCAGACCATAGAGGCGTTTTAGTGTCACTCTCCTGTCCAATTTCTAAATCCCCCTAcacgtttactagtttccctgatttcactcgtgcggacgacaactccattactgatgccttatctcatcatttcgatacgtttagtgcacttgcagacaaccaggacgtcaactgccttgctaattactttgagcgtcttgtcaaatcatgtatcgaacgttttgtgcccattaagactaagaaaaaaaattctgacatTCCTTGGATGACTCGCGATATCTTGCATTTGTCCCGTCGCGTTCGAAGGTTAAGGCGTTCCAGAAGAGGCACTGATCCCATGGCATTGGATAGGTTTcttaaggcaaagaaagaactcaatcttatgttgcaaaatgccaaggatttcttttttcgcgttcgcctgcacaatttgttaaggactaacccacgaaaattttggtcttctattttacctcgcggTGCTTCATCCACTTCTTTCAGAATAGATAATGACGTCACCAACGACCCGGTGGTGATAtccgatgctttcaacaagtatttccaatccgtgtttgtttgcgataacaaccttatcccgacacttaccactatagtttcttctgaagcaatcactgacgttgagataaactgcgaaggcgtcctcaaccttatattaaacctggatgttaagaaatgcaccggtccggacgggatacacaatgcgttccttgttcgttattcgttgtggtcatcaaaatatctgtcagtcatattcagaaagtccttatcatcctctactgtaccttcttcgtggaagttagccaaagtgctccctctttataaatctggagataagcagtgtttgtcgaattacagaccaatttcactgacgtcacagtcatgcaaaatgttggaacacatcattcataagcacatcacgctctttctggaatcaaataatttattgtctaacatgcaacatgggtttaggcgcggctttagcacgttaacgcagctagttgagttcacgcatgacatttcatttaaccttgacgtaggcaaccaggtcgatgcaatttttatagatttctcgaaggcatttgacaccgttttacattctaaacttattgctaaacttaatgctgtactgaataatcctcatttggttaactggattttaagctttctctcatttcgctcccagttcgtctcttacagttcgactgactccgctactgttgatgtgacatcaggcgtgccccaaggctccgtccttgggccacttctttttttattatacataaacgatttgccacttcactactcttctaacatccgtctctatgctgatgactgcgttttatatgaagtgattaaatcttctaatgatcattatcgccttcaagagtcgttttctaggttttgcgattggtgtaacacttggcaaatgaacattaatttcaataaaaccgttctgatgtctttctgcaacaaatcttccccctcccttttcagttactcgtccaatggccgtacagtagataaggtttccgagtataagtatcttggtgtaatttttacgcataacatgtcatggtccaaacacattgactacatatgcagtaaagcactaaaaaagttaggttacttgaggcgaacgctaacccgatctcctaaagacacaaagttactaatgtataaatctctaatccgccctgttcttgattatgcatctgtagtttggagcccgcataagctgttggagattaataaactagaggctatacagaaaaaagctgtgcgtTTTATATGCCATCGTTACGATCgagacttttcgccctcttcagcactttcttccctgaacctaaacacgctctcttctcgtcgccgtatcgactcattaaaattcttgcactccatagtcaattctttagttaggctctcaaatgataattacattaacttcacGCCGGGATCATccacgagaagacatcatgacctaaacttgataccctactacgcacgtactaacatgttcaaattcagcttctttccccgctcaatcgaagactggaattcattacctggatccattcgctcatgctcatcccaaatttttgcaaccgccatcccagatgcataatcaTGGGTATAGGTATGGGCATAATCAGGCATGGGTatgcctggcagcatttgtatttgtataacttgtgtattctttcaccagtgctcttttgcaaaagtgtttacttgtatttctgtgtattttcttttttatctgtgctctttaaaagtgttcacttgtgtataccgctgtatactccaatgcttttttttgtgcattttcttaacccactcctgctatagcgcaaattgcgctgcagtatgtataaataaaaaataaataaataaataaataaaatacaaagtTCTATATGTGTAAAATAAGCCTGGACTGACAGTATACAGCATGTGTCATGGTAAGTTTCCCACCTGTTGTTAGCCTAACGTTACAGTCGAGCCTCGTAATAATGAAACGGTATATAATGGTAATGGATGTAACAAAGTGAAATTCTCCTTGAAATACCCATAGAGAGTCATAGTGCAGTACATGCAATAATGAATGTAACaagtaatggatataacaaactaaTTCTCACAAGGTGGACTTCCTTGATTTCAGTCTCCCATTCTTGAAGATCTGTGTCGATGGCAGAGTCTCTGCTATGATTATTGCCTACTGAATTGAGCTGCTTCATTCTTGATTCCTTCTCCAGCTGTGCTTCGATTTTTTCCCTGATAAGCAGGAAAAGAGACATACatgaaaagaaataacaagaaattAGGCATACTACAAAGCATAATATTCAGTCACTTTGCCAACTAACAAAGAGGTGCCCAATATTCTTGCACAGA includes:
- the LOC129381072 gene encoding uncharacterized protein — its product is MFNRCLLFMQFFGFLAVPPLCGVTWLGTASSDLAPSAVEHVDVIECLPKNCAIATICDYLGVSHFKLQHASHPDALSFDQPIIDNSRSVTSAADGINVQRVDRLFSGLGCSGTGTMFNRCLLFMQFFGFLAVPPLCGVTWLGTASSDLAPSAVEHVDVIECLPKNCAIATICDYLGVSHFKLQHASHPDALSFDQPIIDNSRSVTSAADGINVQRVDRLFSGLGCSGTGTMFNRCLLFMQFFGFLAVPPLCGVTWLGTASSDLAPSAVEHVDVIECLPKNCAIATICDYLGVSHFKLQHASHPDALSFDQPIIDNSRSVTSAADVLRLPCCTPPLRCHMAWNCFV